The genomic interval AGTGCAAATTCAGCCGACAATCTCTGATTAATAATTCCAGAAATTTTTTCTGAAAGGTCCCAGCATGCCAGCCAACCTAGATTCATTCCCTGTCCGCCAATGGGACTTACCACATGGGCAGCATCACCGGCCAGAATAATGCGTTTTTTAACCATCGGCATCGCCACCAGCTTTTGCACGCCAAAACTGCTGAGCATTGTATGGGCTGTGTTGCTCAGTGAATGGTTAATACGATGTTGAATACGTTCTTCAATATTTATGCGTGTTGGATTTGGGAGATATTCTTCTGTTTTAACAACCCAGCGACGGTTGTTATTTGGCAAGGGAAAAGATTCAATTAATCCCTCATCACAAAGATAGATAGCAGCATCGTTTCCTAGCTTGGTATTTTCAGAAAAGTCACCCATCACATAAGTATCGGGATACTCTTTGCCTTGAAAATTGATACCAGCAGATTTTCGGACGTAACTATTTTTGCCATCACAGCCGACTAGATATGATGCAGAAATAGTGTGTGTCTCTCCATTTTGATTATAATTGATGTTAACTTGATTGGGAGTCTGAGAGATGTTGATGACTTTTGCTGATCGTTGAAGGATATGTGATCCATAAGCTTGAAGCTTATCTTGTAGCATTTGTTCGGTACGCTGCTGTGGCAGACTCAAGATATAGTTGTGTGGGGCGGTACAGTCTTTAAAACTTAGTGTGCCCAGTTTATGGGAATTATTAAAGGCGTGACCTTTTTTAATTTTGAGACCTTCAGCGAGAAAGGACGAAGTGATATTCAGCTTATCAAACAGTTCAAGGGAAACGGGATGAATTCCAATTGATCGAGAGCCGGCTTTTATTTGTGCTTGTTTTTCAAGGATAATACACGAAACCCCAGCGGATTGCAGGCAGATCCCCAAAAAAAGTCCTACTGGCCCGCCGCCTACAATAGCTACCGAATATTTAGCGGTCGATTTAGTCATGAGTAAACGATAATAATAATCGAAATGGGAATCGTGAAGTGATTTTCCATCCATCCGGCACAGTTTCTTCGAGTTCTGGTGCGGTATAACTTCGTTTGATAGAGGTTAGTCCATCTTCAGTGATAAATGAATTGTGAAATATGGGTGAGGCAAAGAGTCCGAAGAGAAAATAGCTCCAGTCATTTCGGCGAAGATCGTTGAAAAGTACTTGCTTGCTGCTCATTAGTTCAGCTTCGGTAAGCAAGTTAGAAAGTTCCGCCGAAGACAAGTGATGCAAAAGATGGTTTGATATAACAAAGTCGAATGTCTGGTCGGTAATATCTGAAGATGAGCACTGCAAGAAAGAAATATTTTTTGGGTATTCGAGTTTCTGTACAAATTGGAATGCCCGCGGATCGGGATCGATAGCAGTAATTTGAAGGGCAAGGCCATCATTGCTAGCCCATGTTGCCAATTTAATTGGAATGTCACCTCCGCCAAAACCGATATCCAGCAGTGTTGTTGGTTTTTGAGGATGCAGAGTGGGACGAATATGTTTTTTATAAATGGAATGCCACCGCGAAACTAAGTTATTAATGGTACTAAACTGGCGATAGGTATTTTGCAGTGCTTGAAAATCGCAGTTCGGATCATCCATCTGTTCATGGCTTTCTCGGTCTCGATCACTCAGAAAAAAAGTCATGCCGGTCCTACTTTTGTGAGAAGTCCGCTTTCGATGGTAAGGCCCGGACCAAACGCCATTGATAATATAGGTTCGGTCTTAGTTATATTCTCATTTTTTAACAGTTCGGCAAGTACAAAAAGGATGGTTGCGCTACTCATATTTCCATACTCAGCCAAGATAGTGCGTGGAGCAGCTAATTGTTTATCTTCAAGCGTAAAACTCTGCTGTATTTTATCAAGAATAGCGCGTCCGCCGGGATGGACAGCCCAATGTGCTATCTGTTTTGTGCTGAGATTATAATCATCCAGCATTGGCTGAATCGCTTCTGTCAAATTCGATTCGATAATCTCAGGCACGTAGGTAGAGAGTACCATCTCAAAACCGGTATCACCGATTGTCCAGCTCATATCATCCTGACTTTCATCAGCAATAGCAGTGGCAAATTGTTTGATTTCAAAACCTGCAGATTTTGAGGGAGGTTTTGAGCCAATAATCATCCCGCCGGCACCGTCGGCAAAGACAGAAGCAGAAATAAGCTGATCAGTATTATCGGAATCTTGCAGGTGTAGTGTACAGAGTTCCAAGCACACTACAAGAACACGAGCATCGGGATTTGAGGTACAAAAAGAGCGCGCCATTTTCATGGCGGGGAAAGCTGCAAAACATCCCATAAAACCCAGATGAAATCGCTTAGTGGAGTCATCAAGCTCTAACTGTTGGATAATTTCGAAGCCTGGCTCTGGTGCAAAAAAGCCCGTGCAGGATACGGTTATGATATGCGTAATATCAGCTTTTGAAATGTCGTTGTTTTCACGAATCGTTTTGCGGGCTGTTTTAACAAACAGCTGTTTGGCTTTTCGGGCATATACTTCATTTCGACTCCCTGTCGATGGCGTATTAAGTGAGCCGTCTTTTTTAAAAAAGAACCGTGCCGAGCCGTTAGTATTAAAATCATCAATTACGGTATGTCGCTTTTTAATGCCAGACTTTGAATAAATGCGATGGATGATACGTTCAGAGTTTTTGCTGGTACTAATATGTTCTTTCATCCGCTCGCGGAGAAAATCTTGCTCAAAGTAATGTTGGGGAACAGCTGTTGAGATATTTTGGATATATGCAGACATGGGCAATTCGTAAAGTGATGCCTTCCGTTTTATAACTATACTCTAATAGTGTGGGAAAAATTCCGAAATCCCAATTTTTGATTTCGGAATTATGTGTTACCTGTTTTAGTCAGTATATAAAAGCGGATGTTGTGCAGAATGGCGGCGATGGTGAGGCCCGCAATAAGTCCCATCCACAAACCTTGTGGACCAATCCCGGTGATGATGCCTAAATAGTACCCCAAAGGAAGACCTACCACCCAGTAGGCAATAAAGTTTACAATCATTGGTACAGTGGTGTCTTTAAGTCCACGCAGTGCGCCATATCCACTTACTTGCAGGCCGTCGGAAATTTGAAAAATAGCTGCCATGTACAGTAAGCTCACCGCTACGTCTTGTACGGCAGGATCTTGGGTGTATATACTGGTAATAAGTTCGGGGAAAAGGTACATGATAACGGCTGTAACACACATAAATGATGTTGCCAGTCCAATGCCTACATAGCCTCGGTGACGTGCTTTATATATTGAGTTTTTGCCAATGGCATTACCAACACGCGTAGTGATGGCCGTTGATAAACCGAATGGCACCATAAAAGTCATAGCCGAAAAGTTAATAGCTACCTGGTGACCTGCGACGGCTGTTGCGCTTAGTGATCCCATGAGTAAGCTCACAATTGCAAACATTGATACCTCCATGGTAGAACTTAGTCCGATGGGGACACCAACTTGCAAAATTTCTTTTAGATATTTCCAGTCCGGCATTCGTAGTGATGAAAATATTTCGAACCGTTGGTAAGGTTTGTGGTTGGCGGTAAAGAATAGCATTCCCAAAAACATGACGTACCCCACTATGGTTGAGGCATACCCACATCCCACTGCACCAAGCTCGGGAAATCCCAGCTTCCCATACATTAAGATGTAATTGGCTACCACATTGACAATAACTCCGAGCATGGCGAAATACATGCCGGGACGGGTGGCTGACATTCCCTCGTTAAAAAAGCGAAGGGTCATATACCCACAAACACCAAAAACACCCCACGAAATGGCATTCAGGTAGCCTTGTGCAATGGGAATGAGCGAGGGGGTGACGTTTAAAAGATGCATCACAAATTCGAGGTTGCGGATAATAAAAAATACTGGCACCGCCAGCATCAGGCTTAGCCACAGTGCCTGTCGTGCGTTAACACCAATTTTATTAAGGTCGCGTGCCCCCACAAGCTGAGCAACAATCGGGGTCGTAGCCATCAGAATTCCTGCTGCCAGCATCATAAAAGGAATGAACACTGCTCCGCCTACAGCAACGGCGGCTAGATCCTGTGCCGATAGATTTCCCGCCATTACGGTATCTACAAAGTTCATCGACATTTGCAGAAGCTGAGCAATTATGACCGGCAGGCCAAGTTTTAGCGTGATCCCGGCTTCTTTGCGCAGGTTATGTTTTTCGGATTTTATATAGGATAGCACAAGCGACTATTTGAATACAAATGGAGAGTCGCAAAAGGTACAAAAATGAGTAGGGAAAAGATACTTGCAGAGCACACTTATTGTTCGGGAAGTTTGATGATAAAGGTTGTTCCTTTACCCTCTATGGAAGCAAAACTGATATTGCCTTTATGAGCTTCGATAATTTTTTTAGAGATAGCTAGTCCAAGTCCGGTACCGCTGGATTTTGTTGAAAAGCTGGGTACAAAAATATCCGATCGCACCTCTTCGGGGATACCGCTGCCGTTATCTTCTATCTCGATAAAGGCATGATTTTGCTTTGAATATAATTGCAGGGTTATTTCACCTCCATTATTAGGCATAGATTCATATGCATTTTTGACCAAGTTAATGATCACGCGTTTAAGTTCATCGTTAATACCTGGAACCGTAATATCATGAGCGGGGGGCGAAAAAATAATGTCAACCGTTTCGTCATGTTCATATAGTTTGACCACCGATGAAAGCAATTCTGCTAGGTTTACTTTTTCAAAATCTTCACTCAACGGCTGAGAA from Fodinibius salinus carries:
- a CDS encoding type III polyketide synthase, encoding MSAYIQNISTAVPQHYFEQDFLRERMKEHISTSKNSERIIHRIYSKSGIKKRHTVIDDFNTNGSARFFFKKDGSLNTPSTGSRNEVYARKAKQLFVKTARKTIRENNDISKADITHIITVSCTGFFAPEPGFEIIQQLELDDSTKRFHLGFMGCFAAFPAMKMARSFCTSNPDARVLVVCLELCTLHLQDSDNTDQLISASVFADGAGGMIIGSKPPSKSAGFEIKQFATAIADESQDDMSWTIGDTGFEMVLSTYVPEIIESNLTEAIQPMLDDYNLSTKQIAHWAVHPGGRAILDKIQQSFTLEDKQLAAPRTILAEYGNMSSATILFVLAELLKNENITKTEPILSMAFGPGLTIESGLLTKVGPA
- a CDS encoding MATE family efflux transporter, translating into MLSYIKSEKHNLRKEAGITLKLGLPVIIAQLLQMSMNFVDTVMAGNLSAQDLAAVAVGGAVFIPFMMLAAGILMATTPIVAQLVGARDLNKIGVNARQALWLSLMLAVPVFFIIRNLEFVMHLLNVTPSLIPIAQGYLNAISWGVFGVCGYMTLRFFNEGMSATRPGMYFAMLGVIVNVVANYILMYGKLGFPELGAVGCGYASTIVGYVMFLGMLFFTANHKPYQRFEIFSSLRMPDWKYLKEILQVGVPIGLSSTMEVSMFAIVSLLMGSLSATAVAGHQVAINFSAMTFMVPFGLSTAITTRVGNAIGKNSIYKARHRGYVGIGLATSFMCVTAVIMYLFPELITSIYTQDPAVQDVAVSLLYMAAIFQISDGLQVSGYGALRGLKDTTVPMIVNFIAYWVVGLPLGYYLGIITGIGPQGLWMGLIAGLTIAAILHNIRFYILTKTGNT
- a CDS encoding FAD-dependent oxidoreductase, which gives rise to MTKSTAKYSVAIVGGGPVGLFLGICLQSAGVSCIILEKQAQIKAGSRSIGIHPVSLELFDKLNITSSFLAEGLKIKKGHAFNNSHKLGTLSFKDCTAPHNYILSLPQQRTEQMLQDKLQAYGSHILQRSAKVINISQTPNQVNINYNQNGETHTISASYLVGCDGKNSYVRKSAGINFQGKEYPDTYVMGDFSENTKLGNDAAIYLCDEGLIESFPLPNNNRRWVVKTEEYLPNPTRINIEERIQHRINHSLSNTAHTMLSSFGVQKLVAMPMVKKRIILAGDAAHVVSPIGGQGMNLGWLACWDLSEKISGIINQRLSAEFALKKFGQRRLKVAQKVIRRAELNMRLGRSYRFPFLRNSLVQLMLTEPFASLSAKLFTMRGLQQWII
- a CDS encoding methyltransferase domain-containing protein; the protein is MTFFLSDRDRESHEQMDDPNCDFQALQNTYRQFSTINNLVSRWHSIYKKHIRPTLHPQKPTTLLDIGFGGGDIPIKLATWASNDGLALQITAIDPDPRAFQFVQKLEYPKNISFLQCSSSDITDQTFDFVISNHLLHHLSSAELSNLLTEAELMSSKQVLFNDLRRNDWSYFLFGLFASPIFHNSFITEDGLTSIKRSYTAPELEETVPDGWKITSRFPFRLLLSFTHD